Proteins from one Peptostreptococcaceae bacterium genomic window:
- a CDS encoding flagellar hook-basal body complex protein, whose product MIRGLYTAASGMIVQQKRQENVSNNIANIETPSFKKQTLMVMAREDSQILKSSGNSKTSLGTLQFGLEINDALTDFSQGLLKETGRPEDLAIEGRGFFKTELISGQAAYTRNGSIERDGMGYLVNSSGFRLFGKSSESGGFEPIQLDKANFAVDSAGNITDSEGKKLYTLDLVDFEDLSALVEVTDGVYILPVDKNNLEIPAKNTRLVSGVQEASNVNALEEMVKLIEIARSFESNQRVIQSLDEILGMAVSDIGRV is encoded by the coding sequence GTGATTAGAGGATTGTATACAGCAGCATCGGGTATGATAGTGCAACAAAAGCGCCAAGAGAACGTTTCCAATAATATAGCAAATATCGAGACGCCTTCTTTCAAAAAACAGACTCTGATGGTCATGGCCAGAGAGGATTCGCAAATTCTCAAAAGTTCAGGAAATTCCAAGACTTCCCTTGGAACGCTTCAGTTCGGATTGGAAATTAATGATGCGCTGACTGATTTTTCGCAGGGACTGCTCAAGGAAACCGGTAGGCCTGAGGATTTGGCTATTGAAGGTCGTGGGTTTTTTAAGACAGAGCTTATCTCCGGACAAGCCGCCTACACTCGAAATGGTTCCATTGAAAGGGATGGCATGGGTTATCTTGTCAATTCAAGCGGATTTCGTTTATTTGGAAAAAGTTCCGAAAGCGGAGGATTTGAACCGATACAGCTTGATAAGGCAAATTTCGCGGTTGATAGTGCAGGAAATATTACCGATTCCGAGGGGAAAAAGCTTTACACACTTGATCTAGTTGATTTTGAGGATCTTAGTGCTCTCGTAGAAGTGACAGATGGTGTTTACATTCTTCCGGTTGATAAAAATAACCTTGAAATACCGGCAAAAAATACGCGATTAGTATCAGGGGTTCAAGAAGCTTCTAATGTAAACGCCCTTGAGGAGATGGTTAAGCTTATTGAAATAGCCCGCAGTTTTGAATCGAATCAAAGAGTGATTCAATCGCTGGATGAAATCCTGGGTATGGCGGTCAGCGACATCGGCAGAGTATAA